In Saccharicrinis fermentans DSM 9555 = JCM 21142, a genomic segment contains:
- a CDS encoding Na/Pi cotransporter family protein: MDYSLIDLLKLIGAVGLFLYGMKLMSEALQKVAGSKMRSIFAAMTSNRFLGVLTGLLVSATIQSSSATILMVVSFVNAGLVSLMESIGVIMGANVGTTITGWLISLFGFRFNFTEYALPLMAVGFPLVFSKSTRHKSWGEAIIGFSILFMSLDFIKTTFPDVNSSPEILSFLSDYTNLGFASILLFLLIGSLLSIIVQSSGATIAITFVICSQGWVPYELGAAMILGENVGTTITPNIAATIGNISAKRTARVHMLFNLLGVVWMLCVFTPYTSFIKDSLSNVNAVSVKNPQALIPFALALFHTSFNIINLLLFIGFVPFIHRVIIELVPHKGEEGEEFKLRYITTGMLSTSELSILQAKKELQSYAKHTNKMLGFNRKLLLEENEKKFNRHYANIEKYESISDDVEVEIANYLAKVSQGKLSEQSRARIRAMLKLVSDLESIGDSSFTLARIINRMHKNHIKFSPTMMDKLDLMFNLVEESLTAMRQNLNTEEKKIELTRANKIEQQINQYYHQLKSEHLESLKNDDYSYDEGIVFTDIFHECEKIGNYAINVSEALFETKR, translated from the coding sequence ATGGATTATTCGTTAATAGATTTACTAAAACTGATAGGAGCTGTAGGCCTCTTCCTGTATGGAATGAAGCTCATGAGCGAAGCCCTTCAGAAGGTTGCAGGCTCCAAGATGAGAAGCATATTTGCCGCGATGACCTCCAATCGTTTTTTGGGTGTACTAACTGGCTTGTTAGTTTCTGCTACCATCCAGTCGTCCAGTGCCACCATTTTAATGGTCGTTAGTTTCGTAAATGCCGGTTTGGTTTCGTTGATGGAATCTATCGGTGTAATAATGGGAGCCAATGTGGGCACTACCATTACCGGTTGGCTCATATCTTTGTTCGGATTTAGGTTTAACTTTACGGAATATGCACTACCCTTAATGGCTGTAGGTTTTCCTCTGGTATTTTCCAAGAGTACCCGTCATAAGTCATGGGGTGAAGCCATTATTGGCTTCTCCATCTTATTTATGAGTCTTGACTTCATCAAAACCACCTTCCCGGACGTCAATAGCAGCCCCGAAATTTTAAGTTTCTTATCCGACTATACCAACTTAGGCTTTGCATCCATCCTACTCTTTCTTCTTATTGGCAGCCTACTTTCCATCATCGTACAATCCTCAGGCGCTACCATAGCCATTACCTTTGTCATTTGTAGCCAGGGATGGGTACCCTATGAACTTGGTGCAGCAATGATTTTAGGCGAAAATGTAGGAACCACCATAACCCCCAATATTGCAGCCACCATAGGTAATATCTCGGCCAAACGAACTGCTCGCGTTCATATGTTATTTAACCTACTAGGCGTGGTCTGGATGTTATGCGTTTTCACACCCTATACTTCTTTTATTAAAGACAGCCTTAGTAACGTTAATGCTGTTTCTGTAAAAAACCCACAGGCTCTTATTCCTTTCGCCCTGGCCCTGTTTCACACCTCCTTTAACATCATTAACCTACTTCTCTTTATAGGCTTTGTTCCATTCATACACCGCGTCATTATTGAACTTGTTCCTCATAAAGGTGAAGAAGGAGAAGAGTTTAAACTTAGATATATTACCACTGGCATGCTCTCCACCTCCGAACTTTCTATTTTACAAGCTAAAAAAGAATTACAGTCCTATGCCAAGCATACCAATAAAATGCTAGGATTCAACAGAAAATTATTACTGGAGGAAAACGAAAAGAAATTTAACAGACACTATGCCAATATAGAAAAATATGAGTCAATCAGTGACGATGTGGAAGTGGAAATCGCCAATTACCTGGCCAAAGTTTCACAGGGAAAACTCAGCGAACAAAGCCGCGCAAGAATTAGAGCCATGTTAAAATTGGTCAGTGATTTGGAAAGTATCGGTGATAGCAGCTTTACACTGGCCCGTATCATCAATCGCATGCATAAAAACCACATCAAATTTTCACCCACCATGATGGATAAATTAGATTTGATGTTTAATTTGGTAGAAGAATCCTTAACAGCCATGCGACAGAATTTAAACACCGAAGAGAAAAAAATTGAACTGACAAGAGCCAATAAAATTGAACAACAAATTAACCAATACTACCACCAACTAAAGTCTGAACACCTGGAAAGCCTAAAAAATGACGATTACTCCTACGATGAAGGAATTGTTTTCACCGATATTTTTCACGAATGTGAGAAAATTGGAAATTACGCCATCAATGTATCTGAGGCCTTATTCGAAACCAAGCGCTAA
- a CDS encoding homoserine dehydrogenase: MKKKLKIGLVGFGVVGQGLYDVLQKSPALDAEIVKICVKNKRQRALPESMFCYSGEELVKDENINLVVELISDADAAFHIVAAALRNGKDVVSANKKMIAENLAELIKLQEEYGVSLLYEASACGSIPVIRNLEEYYDNDLLLSVTGILNGSSNYILSKIFEENKGYAESLKEAQELGFAEADPSFDVDGFDSLFKLVILTAHSFGTVVNPEEVLHYGISNISDFDIRFAREKGYKIKLVGQVEKLEENKISLFVLPRLVKKDKYIYNVEDEFNGVVIKGLAYDKQFMFGKGAGGYPTGSAVLSDITAIGHDYKYEYKKKNFYKEFLYVQSGEIEIYLRYRKDEDLAHFNFISISEEYTGPEYNYKIGLISIKELLAIKDHLREMDIFIAVTRKTLNY, from the coding sequence ATGAAAAAAAAATTAAAAATTGGATTGGTCGGTTTCGGCGTAGTTGGACAGGGCTTATATGATGTGCTTCAAAAAAGTCCGGCTTTGGATGCTGAGATCGTAAAAATTTGTGTAAAGAATAAAAGGCAACGTGCTTTGCCTGAAAGTATGTTCTGCTATTCTGGTGAAGAGTTGGTGAAGGATGAAAATATTAATTTGGTTGTTGAGTTAATATCGGATGCAGATGCTGCGTTCCATATTGTCGCCGCTGCTTTAAGAAATGGGAAAGATGTCGTTTCGGCTAATAAAAAAATGATTGCAGAAAACTTGGCGGAACTCATCAAGCTTCAAGAAGAATATGGGGTTTCTTTGCTGTATGAAGCTTCTGCTTGTGGTAGTATACCTGTTATTCGCAACCTGGAGGAGTATTATGACAATGATTTGTTGCTGTCTGTTACCGGAATTCTTAATGGATCCTCAAATTATATACTGTCAAAAATATTTGAAGAAAACAAGGGCTATGCTGAGTCGTTAAAAGAAGCGCAGGAGTTGGGGTTTGCCGAGGCGGATCCTAGTTTTGATGTGGATGGTTTCGATTCCTTATTTAAGCTAGTGATCTTAACGGCCCACAGTTTTGGTACGGTAGTGAATCCGGAAGAAGTGCTTCATTATGGCATTTCGAATATCTCGGATTTTGATATTCGCTTTGCCCGAGAAAAAGGTTACAAGATTAAGTTGGTGGGGCAGGTTGAAAAACTCGAAGAGAATAAGATTTCTTTGTTTGTATTGCCTCGCTTGGTGAAGAAGGATAAGTATATATACAATGTGGAGGATGAGTTTAATGGTGTTGTGATTAAGGGATTAGCTTATGATAAGCAGTTTATGTTTGGTAAAGGAGCTGGAGGTTATCCAACCGGTTCTGCTGTTCTGTCTGATATTACTGCCATTGGTCATGATTATAAATATGAGTACAAGAAAAAGAATTTTTATAAAGAATTTTTATATGTGCAGTCGGGCGAGATCGAAATCTATCTTCGGTATCGAAAGGATGAAGATTTAGCTCACTTTAATTTTATTAGTATATCAGAGGAATATACAGGTCCGGAATATAATTATAAGATTGGCTTAATTTCTATTAAGGAATTGTTGGCCATCAAAGATCACCTTAGGGAGATGGATATTTTTATTGCGGTGACCCGAAAGACGTTAAACTATTAA
- a CDS encoding O-acetylhomoserine aminocarboxypropyltransferase/cysteine synthase family protein, which yields MADLKFETLQLHAGHQVDSDTNSRAVPIYQTSSFLFNDSEHAANLFGLKEFGNIYTRIMNPTSDVFEKRMAALEGGTAAVAVASGQAAQFIALTNILQAGDNFVSTSYLYGGTFIQFKVQFKRLGINVRFVEGDDPKDFEARIDENTKAIYVETIGNPRFNIPDFEKLGEIAKRHGIPLIVDNTFGAAGYLFRPLEHGANVVVESATKWIGGHGTSIGGVIVDGGNFNWGNGKFPSLTEPSEGYHGLKFWDVFGEGSPFGNIAFAIRCRVEGLRDFGPTLSPFNSFLLIQGLETLSLRLDRTVENALKVASWLEGHAEVEYVNYPGLASSNYHELAKKYLKRGFGGVMTFKIKGGNDRADKFIESLELVSHLANIGDAKTLIIHPSTTTHEQLSVEEQKAAGVEPGLLRLSVGIEHIDDILADLELGFKNS from the coding sequence ATGGCTGATTTAAAATTTGAAACGCTACAATTACATGCAGGACATCAGGTTGATTCTGACACTAATTCGCGTGCTGTACCCATTTATCAAACCTCATCTTTCTTGTTCAATGATTCGGAACATGCAGCTAACCTGTTTGGTTTGAAGGAGTTTGGAAATATCTACACGCGTATTATGAATCCCACTAGCGATGTTTTTGAAAAAAGAATGGCGGCTCTTGAAGGGGGTACAGCTGCCGTTGCTGTAGCTTCAGGACAAGCGGCGCAGTTTATTGCATTAACCAACATTTTGCAGGCGGGAGATAACTTTGTGTCTACCTCGTATTTATATGGGGGTACTTTTATTCAGTTTAAAGTCCAGTTTAAACGTCTGGGTATCAATGTTCGTTTTGTAGAAGGTGATGATCCGAAGGATTTTGAGGCTCGTATTGATGAAAATACAAAGGCTATTTATGTTGAAACCATTGGTAATCCAAGGTTTAATATTCCTGATTTTGAAAAACTGGGTGAGATTGCCAAACGTCATGGTATCCCTTTGATTGTTGATAATACCTTTGGAGCAGCGGGTTATTTATTTCGTCCGTTGGAACATGGTGCTAATGTTGTTGTGGAATCTGCTACTAAGTGGATTGGTGGTCATGGAACATCTATTGGAGGAGTGATTGTGGATGGGGGTAATTTCAATTGGGGCAATGGTAAGTTTCCTTCATTGACCGAACCTAGTGAAGGTTATCACGGACTGAAGTTCTGGGATGTTTTTGGTGAGGGTAGTCCATTTGGAAATATCGCCTTTGCTATTCGTTGTCGTGTGGAAGGTTTGCGTGACTTTGGTCCTACATTGAGTCCTTTTAACTCATTTTTGTTGATACAAGGACTGGAAACGTTGTCGTTGCGACTAGACAGAACAGTGGAGAATGCCCTGAAAGTTGCATCGTGGTTAGAAGGTCATGCGGAGGTAGAATATGTAAATTATCCAGGATTGGCTAGCTCGAACTATCATGAACTGGCTAAAAAGTATTTGAAACGTGGTTTTGGTGGCGTTATGACTTTTAAGATCAAAGGAGGCAACGATAGAGCCGATAAGTTTATTGAGTCGCTAGAGTTGGTGAGTCATCTAGCAAATATTGGTGATGCAAAAACACTCATTATACATCCCAGCACAACCACTCACGAACAATTATCTGTTGAAGAACAAAAGGCAGCAGGTGTGGAGCCCGGATTGCTTCGTTTGTCTGTTGGTATTGAGCATATTGATGATATATTGGCTGACTTAGAACTAGGTTTTAAGAATTCATAA
- a CDS encoding TetR/AcrR family transcriptional regulator, which yields MKKKDYIEKITQLFLQYGIKSVSMDDIAKELGISKKTLYQIYSDKTELVKKSINHILEEMDKIIEEFNNSSLNVIEKEVHQRKKYIDTYLKIKPTYLFDLKKFYPQIFTDFVEHKNKMIIKTTRSFIEEGQDQGFIRQDLDADFISKLSITLAFAVFYPEVSTISEADLTSKHFSNQFFIYHMNGICSEKGRKLFNELIHKDSL from the coding sequence ATGAAGAAGAAAGATTACATAGAAAAGATAACCCAGCTTTTTTTACAATATGGTATTAAGAGTGTGAGCATGGATGACATAGCCAAAGAACTGGGGATTTCAAAAAAAACACTTTACCAAATATATAGTGACAAAACAGAGCTAGTAAAAAAAAGCATTAACCATATTCTTGAGGAGATGGACAAAATCATAGAAGAGTTTAACAATTCCTCTCTAAATGTCATTGAGAAGGAGGTCCATCAACGTAAAAAATACATAGATACCTACTTAAAAATTAAACCGACATATTTATTTGATTTAAAAAAATTTTACCCGCAAATATTCACCGATTTTGTGGAACACAAAAATAAAATGATCATAAAAACAACCAGATCATTTATTGAAGAAGGGCAAGATCAAGGTTTCATCAGACAGGATTTAGATGCTGATTTTATAAGTAAGCTGTCCATAACCTTGGCTTTTGCAGTATTTTATCCTGAAGTCAGCACCATATCAGAAGCAGACCTAACATCTAAACATTTTTCCAATCAGTTTTTTATTTATCATATGAATGGTATTTGTTCTGAAAAAGGACGCAAGTTATTTAATGAACTAATACATAAAGATTCGCTTTAA